In one window of Synchiropus splendidus isolate RoL2022-P1 chromosome 15, RoL_Sspl_1.0, whole genome shotgun sequence DNA:
- the rnf183 gene encoding E3 ubiquitin-protein ligase RNF183, whose amino-acid sequence MSEDRGRQVQRHSHSNRQPPNVKPKLVQNDTKGEQIRKEKSVKVRRSRSIDSERSERGRRRERSRHHGERRQRGRSEETRRRDRREGDSVKKRPEDDVEETECAICFCSYDNIFKTPKLLACGHTFCLECLARINVTSPELKTLSCPVCREVTELPHGQDLPRLGNNQDIIGKLPPEMHRALSIRFQRSKGKLVLKNPPLTSPTKSNILSLPKKSQENQPPAGGQPLNQIEQGIAPTTVVDVGRPPHPVRGRLRRLFRSDQCYYAVVASVIAVTVALMLVGILAFVIIPNVTRPGRPINQTSPQNFGPGGFNPDP is encoded by the coding sequence ATGAGCGAGGACAGAGGCAGGCAGGTCCAGAGACACAGCCACAGCAACCGGCAACCCCCCAACGTCAAACCAAAGCTTGTGCAGAATGACACCAAGGGTGAGCAGATAAGGAAGGAGAAGTCTGTCAAAGTCAGGCGGTCCAGAAGCATCGACTCGGAGCGGAGCGAGAGGGGAAGGAGGCGAGAAAGATCGAGGCACCATGGGGAGCGCAGGCAGCGAGGCAGGAGTGAGGAAACCCGGCGGCGGGACCGAAGAGAGGGAGACAGCGTCAAGAAGCGTCCCGAAGACGACGTGGAGGAAACAGAATGTGCCATCTGCTTCTGTTCATATGATAACATCTTCAAGACGCCGAAACTGCTGGCATGTGGGCACACCTTTTGTCTGGAGTGCCTGGCTCGCATCAATGTGACCTCCCCGGAGCTGAAGACTCTCTCCTGCCCCGTGTGCAGGGAGGTGACCGAGCTCCCTCATGGTCAAGATTTACCCCGTTTGGGCAATAACCAGGACATTATCGGGAAACTTCCCCCCGAGATGCACAGGGCACTTTCCATCCGCTTCCAGCGCAGCAAAGGAAAACTAGTACTAAAGAATCCTCCGCTGACAAGTCCCACCAAGTCCAACATTCTCTCTCTGCCTAAGAAGAGTCAGGAGAACCAGCCGCCAGCAGGGGGGCAACCTTTAAACCAAATAGAGCAGGGGATAGCGCCAACAACCGTGGTGGACGTGGGAAGACCTCCGCACCCAGTCAGAGGACGCCTACGCAGGTTGTTCCGCTCGGATCAGTGCTACTACGCCGTGGTGGCGTCAGTTATTGCTGTCACTGTGGCGCTGATGCTGGTGGGGATACTTGCATTTGTGATCATACCCAATGTGACCAGGCCTGGACGTCCGATCAACCAAACATCCCCCCAAAACTTTGGACCGGGCGGATTCAACCCTGACCCTTAa
- the LOC128746523 gene encoding uncharacterized protein LOC128746523 — MASTPSGSALTAVLRCRRNVWARNKPSKRPPPAGYSLGLAGVLAQEAPAERGRGARIVVRARLAVNNPSHELKGNMQTRARLKDCFSKLRGPDPEEPVGGDFLRHLARKVISSFRGADRHPSIVITHVCPAQVYQIVLVQEITEQFGESRCSGSSIVSRGWSTLRDTCLSLTTMLSDVMFRKLAGLCLPSRWRRHTSQRHRGDDNR, encoded by the coding sequence ATGGCGTCCACTCCCTCTGGTTCTGCTCTGACTGCCGTTCTCCGATGTCGAAGGAATGTGTGGGCCAGGAATAAGCCGAGCAAGCGGCCTCCTCCAGCGGGCTACAGCCTGGGACTGGCCGGTGTGCTGGCGCAGGAGGCTCCGGCTGAGCGGGGTCGGGGAGCGCGAATCGTGGTGAGGGCAAGGCTGGCAGTCAACAATCCGTCACACGAACTGAAAGGAAATATGCAGACGAGGGCCAGGTTGAAGGATTGCTTCTCCAAACTTCGAGGTCCTGACCCAGAAGAGCCAGTTGGCGGGGATTTTCTGCGTCATCTGGCGCGAAAAGTGATATCAAGTTTCCGTGGAGCCGATCGTCACCCTTCTATCGTCATTACACATGTATGTCCCGCACAAGTATATCAAATAGTACTTGTTCAGGAAATCACGGAACAGTTTggggagtccaggtgttctggATCAAGTATCGTGTCCAGAGGCTGGTCCACGCTGAGGGACACCTGTTTGTCTCTGACGACCATGCTTTCTGACGTCATGTTTCGCAAGCTCGCAGGGCTTTGTTTGCCCAGCAGATGGCGCCGTCACACCTCTCAACGACACAGGGGGGACGACAACCGCTAA